A stretch of the Papaver somniferum cultivar HN1 chromosome 6, ASM357369v1, whole genome shotgun sequence genome encodes the following:
- the LOC113287948 gene encoding probable protein S-acyltransferase 5 isoform X1 — translation MSEPIVVDDQHPSLLSQNKIVTLVSLKSKIVTSICGCVHKCCVVWRKISNADRLPRFIRGGTETTRIYHFWPGKNVFFCRGRLICGPDPRGFLLTAFSITLSSWIFCAYVANDSTLEHSSFITVFAVFLTVIVLINLVTVSTIDPGIIPRNASLASLNDTQLRRIKSRKLVINGVEVRLKFCRICRIYRPPRSSYCTICDNCVEKFDHHCPWVGQCIGLRNYRFYLVFTTTALIFFIYIFAFSCRIINRRILETRLGFFRTISSCPEAFALASFCFVVMWFVCGIVCFHVYLVMKNQTAYENLRRRHVDSPNPYNKGIVRNIKDVCFVRLPSSRVDFRAEATSQMCHGGADQLQL, via the exons ATGAGTGAGCCCATAGTAGTTGATGATCAGCATCCCTCTTTGTTGTCTCAGAACAAGATTGTTACTCTTGTATCTTTGAAATCGAAAATTGTAACTTCAATTTGTGGATGTGTCCACAAGTGTTGTGTCGTATGGAGGAAAATTTCCAATGCAGACCGATTGCCAAGGTTTATTCGTGGTGGCACTGAAACAACCAGAATTTATCATTTTTGGCCTGGAAAAAAC GTGTTTTTCTGTAGAGGGAGGCTCATCTGTGGTCCAGATCCAAGAGGGTTTCTCTTGACTGCATTTTCCATTACCCTTTCGAGTTGGATTTTTTGCGCTTACGTAGCAAATGATTCAACCCTCGAGCACTCTAGTTTCATAACCGTCTTTGCTGTGTTCTTGACAGTAATT GTTCTGATCAACTTGGTTACTGTTAGTACAATAGACCCAGGTATTATACCAAGAAATGCCTCATTGGCATCATTGAACGATACACAACTGAGGAGGATTAAGAGCAGGAAATTGGTGATAAATGGGGTTGAAGTGAGGCTTAAATTTTGTCGGATTTGTAGAATTTACAGACCGCCGAGAAGCTCTTACTGCACCATATGTGATAACTGCGTCGAGAAATTCGACCACCATTGTCCTTGGGTTGGTCAATGCATCGGTTTG AGGAACTACAGATTCTACTTGGTGTTCACGACGACAGCCTTAATATTCTTTATCTACATATTTGCTTTTTCATGTCGAATAATCAACCGAAGAATATTGGAGACTAGACTTGGATTTTTCCGAACAATCAGCAGTTGCCCGGAGGCATTTGCATTAGCATCATTTTGTTTCGTAGTAATGTGGTTTGTCTGTGGGATTGTTTGCTTCCATGTGTATTTAGTGATGAAAAACCAG ACAGCTTATGAAAATCTTCGCAGAAGACATGTTGATTCTCCTAACCCGTACAATAAAGGAATAGTAAGGAATATCAAGGATGTCTGTTTTGTAAGACTACCTTCCTCGAGGGTTGATTTCCGAGCTGAAGCAACATCACAAATGTGTCATGGTGGTGCAGACCAACTTCAGCTTTAA
- the LOC113287948 gene encoding probable protein S-acyltransferase 7 isoform X2: MVFFCRGRLICGPDPRGFLLTAFSITLSSWIFCAYVANDSTLEHSSFITVFAVFLTVIVLINLVTVSTIDPGIIPRNASLASLNDTQLRRIKSRKLVINGVEVRLKFCRICRIYRPPRSSYCTICDNCVEKFDHHCPWVGQCIGLRNYRFYLVFTTTALIFFIYIFAFSCRIINRRILETRLGFFRTISSCPEAFALASFCFVVMWFVCGIVCFHVYLVMKNQTAYENLRRRHVDSPNPYNKGIVRNIKDVCFVRLPSSRVDFRAEATSQMCHGGADQLQL; this comes from the exons ATG GTGTTTTTCTGTAGAGGGAGGCTCATCTGTGGTCCAGATCCAAGAGGGTTTCTCTTGACTGCATTTTCCATTACCCTTTCGAGTTGGATTTTTTGCGCTTACGTAGCAAATGATTCAACCCTCGAGCACTCTAGTTTCATAACCGTCTTTGCTGTGTTCTTGACAGTAATT GTTCTGATCAACTTGGTTACTGTTAGTACAATAGACCCAGGTATTATACCAAGAAATGCCTCATTGGCATCATTGAACGATACACAACTGAGGAGGATTAAGAGCAGGAAATTGGTGATAAATGGGGTTGAAGTGAGGCTTAAATTTTGTCGGATTTGTAGAATTTACAGACCGCCGAGAAGCTCTTACTGCACCATATGTGATAACTGCGTCGAGAAATTCGACCACCATTGTCCTTGGGTTGGTCAATGCATCGGTTTG AGGAACTACAGATTCTACTTGGTGTTCACGACGACAGCCTTAATATTCTTTATCTACATATTTGCTTTTTCATGTCGAATAATCAACCGAAGAATATTGGAGACTAGACTTGGATTTTTCCGAACAATCAGCAGTTGCCCGGAGGCATTTGCATTAGCATCATTTTGTTTCGTAGTAATGTGGTTTGTCTGTGGGATTGTTTGCTTCCATGTGTATTTAGTGATGAAAAACCAG ACAGCTTATGAAAATCTTCGCAGAAGACATGTTGATTCTCCTAACCCGTACAATAAAGGAATAGTAAGGAATATCAAGGATGTCTGTTTTGTAAGACTACCTTCCTCGAGGGTTGATTTCCGAGCTGAAGCAACATCACAAATGTGTCATGGTGGTGCAGACCAACTTCAGCTTTAA